Part of the Prevotella communis genome is shown below.
GCGCAAGACGGAAGGCGTCTTCGAGAACCTGTACAAGGCGATGGGGCTGGCAGTCAAGGAAGACGACTATCTGGCAGGCGACGAGACTTATCATCGCGTACTTGTCAAGGTGCCTGGCGGAAAGGGCTCGAAGAAAGGATACATCTGGGTAGTGACAGCCATGCACACAGGACTGGTCTATTATTTTTATCACGACGGATCAAGAGGACAGGATGTCATCCTTAACTATATAGGCGACTATGGAGGAACCTTCCAGTCAGACGGATTCTATCCCTACAGGAAGATGGCTGCAAAACTTACGAGACTCTCCTGCCTACAGCATGTGAAGAGGAAATTTCTCGACTGCGATGATGACGGTGAGGCACAGACTATAGTCAGGCTTATAAACGAGCTTTACCAAATGGAGCATCATCATAGGATTGAGACAGACGGCTGGACGGTAGAGAAAAACCTCCGCTGGAGACAGAAGTATGCCCCCAAGATACTGAAAGAGATACGCAAGAGGCTTGACCGGATGGCGGCAGACCCTGAGATGCTGCCCAAGTCGGACAAGTATATTGCCGTGCACTATATGCTCAACGAATGGGAAGCCATCGGAAATATCTTCACCAGGGGAGACTATCATTTGGACAACAACCTCGTTGAGAGACTCAACAGGTACATATCGCTCTCAAGGAGAAACTCGCTCTTCTTCGGATCACACAAAGGAGCCCAGCGTGCTGCCATGTTTTATTCGCTGGCATGCTCTTGTAGACTCAACAAGATTAATTTCTTCGAGTACATCTCAGATGTCATCAACAGGGCAGCGCTGATGCAGCCAAACACCGATATCAGGGAATACAGAGCCCTGCTGCCAGACAAATGGAAAGACTTATAGTCTGCAAGGCGTCAGAGCGGATACGCTTACGGGACATCTTGGGGAGCAATCCATCTGGGTGGGGTGTTAGGGGGAGTGTTGGGTGGGGTGTTAGGGGGAGTGATGAAGCAACACCCCACCTAGCGCAAACACAGTATTTATCGCGGTTGCCGAAGTTTTCATGCTAAAAGGTGGAGTCTCGATGAGCAACTCGTTGTTTTGCTGATAGAGAAACGACGAGTTGCTCATCAAGATGCTCTAAAACGGAGAATGTAATTTCTTTTTACTACTTAAATTGCGTCGGGATTTCTTGCTAAATCAATAATAATTTTGAGCTGATTCATTTGATGATTTGAATTAGCTCAAATCATGAAATGAGTTAACTCAAATCATGAAATGAGTTAACTCAAATTTTTAGGGCCATTTTTGTGCAATATAGTCCTATCAGCAAGAAAATGGAGCCAAAGTGATTTGTCAAGAAAACTTATTCAGTACACGTCAAGTTGCTACCCCAAACTCATTGAGATAGAAACCAGCGTATCCGACTACCTTTTTCCGAAAAAGATAGCATAAAAAAGGATTTTTTTTACATTTACTTGCTCATTTCATAATAAATATGTACCTTTGCGCACAATTTTGGAAAAAGGGAACAATCATAACTGCCAAATAACACTAAAAATAAAATAACATGTTAACTAACTACAGAGGGCTTCACCTGGTACAGGCTGCCCGAAACTTGCGTCATAATCACAAGTATCACCCAAGTAATGCCACCTTGAGACTCATCAAGATCTTCCTGGTGTTGCTAGTCACATTAACCCTTTGGTTCATGCCTACCGACTGGTTTGGCATTAATAACCTGACGATTATCCAGCAGCGCGTCATTGCCATCTTTGCTTTCGCCACACTGATGTGGATTTTTGAGATTGTCAGTTCGTGGGCTACATCGGTAGCGGTCATCGTGATCATGCTACTATTCTGTACGGATAGTGGTATTCTGCCACTGGTCAACGAGGAAGAGGTTGGTCCACTGCTCTCATACAAAGGTGTGATGGCTACATTCGCCGACCCTGTGATCATGCTGTTCATCGGTGGTTTCGTACTGGCTATCGCAGCCACAAAGACTGGTCTTG
Proteins encoded:
- the tnpC gene encoding IS66 family transposase, with the protein product MKKDEIISMLQQQNAFLQQQLREANDRLEEANRKVDELFKKVSSLEELLIRKNQEEKKQRNVIKGLTKIQQNKSERQTPSVSASSTTSPDSNSQQSDSAPKPRARTNYGARRKDHYEVEVEEEDVYPTDSCFDEMKARLIDTHDVVRYILVPMRFIKKVYHVRIYTQDGAVMEGKAPVAPLLGSNYDGSFIAGIAQLRYIYSMPVERIVKYFTENGFDMDKGTAHGLLRKTEGVFENLYKAMGLAVKEDDYLAGDETYHRVLVKVPGGKGSKKGYIWVVTAMHTGLVYYFYHDGSRGQDVILNYIGDYGGTFQSDGFYPYRKMAAKLTRLSCLQHVKRKFLDCDDDGEAQTIVRLINELYQMEHHHRIETDGWTVEKNLRWRQKYAPKILKEIRKRLDRMAADPEMLPKSDKYIAVHYMLNEWEAIGNIFTRGDYHLDNNLVERLNRYISLSRRNSLFFGSHKGAQRAAMFYSLACSCRLNKINFFEYISDVINRAALMQPNTDIREYRALLPDKWKDL